Proteins co-encoded in one Leptospira yasudae genomic window:
- a CDS encoding DUF1993 domain-containing protein: MLYEITILQFSKMLKNLNSILNQGAAYSESKKFDVQVLLNSRLAPDQFHLIKQIQTACDTAKLCASRLTGKEAPKHDDQEKTLAELQERIQSTLDYLSTFTEKNFSESNERKIFHPRWDGKYLTGREFAIQHAIPNFYFHITTAYSILRHNGVDIGKKNYLGDMPLKSA; this comes from the coding sequence ATGCTTTATGAAATTACAATTCTCCAGTTTTCCAAAATGTTGAAAAACTTAAACTCCATCCTGAATCAAGGAGCGGCCTACTCCGAATCCAAAAAATTCGACGTGCAGGTTCTTTTAAATTCGAGATTAGCGCCCGATCAGTTTCACTTGATCAAACAAATCCAAACAGCCTGCGATACGGCAAAATTATGTGCTTCCCGTCTAACCGGAAAAGAAGCTCCCAAGCACGACGATCAGGAAAAAACTCTCGCAGAACTTCAAGAAAGAATCCAATCCACGTTAGACTATCTTTCAACGTTTACGGAAAAAAACTTCTCCGAATCGAACGAACGCAAGATCTTTCATCCGCGCTGGGATGGAAAATATCTTACTGGTCGGGAGTTTGCGATTCAACACGCGATCCCGAACTTCTATTTTCATATAACGACCGCCTATTCCATCCTGCGCCACAACGGCGTCGACATCGGAAAGAAAAATTACCTCGGTGATATGCCGTTGAAAAGCGCCTAA
- a CDS encoding CDP-alcohol phosphatidyltransferase family protein, with the protein MIVQEKKPKELLEDRIFTVSNFLSVSRVFLLPFFITFTKTYMTSPEKTEFLFYAILTCLLAVLTDYLDGFLARLLHQESVLGRYLDPVCDKIVTVGGLSVIVHYFRFPLWILIAYIIREILGIWLGSFLYLKRGIQGKPNWWGKFGVGLVAIAVLWYMCIPLIEFRIPGESILKHPEISGYVLVAILCAGIFAYSKRYWNIVFHPEKIQIDPEDKKTRKKYELV; encoded by the coding sequence ATGATCGTTCAGGAAAAAAAACCGAAGGAACTTTTGGAAGACAGGATCTTCACCGTTTCCAACTTTCTTTCCGTCAGCCGAGTTTTTCTTTTACCGTTTTTCATCACTTTCACAAAAACTTATATGACCTCGCCGGAAAAGACCGAATTCCTTTTCTATGCTATACTCACTTGTCTTTTGGCGGTTCTTACCGACTATCTGGACGGCTTTCTCGCGAGACTTCTTCATCAAGAATCGGTTCTCGGGAGATACTTAGATCCGGTCTGCGATAAGATCGTGACGGTCGGAGGACTTTCGGTCATCGTTCATTACTTTCGGTTTCCCCTTTGGATTCTCATCGCTTATATTATCCGCGAAATTTTAGGAATTTGGCTCGGCAGTTTTCTCTACCTCAAACGAGGAATTCAGGGAAAGCCGAATTGGTGGGGAAAATTCGGAGTCGGACTCGTTGCGATCGCCGTCCTCTGGTATATGTGCATTCCATTGATCGAATTTAGAATTCCGGGCGAAAGCATTCTCAAACATCCCGAAATTTCCGGTTACGTATTGGTCGCGATTCTTTGCGCGGGAATCTTCGCCTACTCGAAGCGTTACTGGAATATCGTTTTTCATCCGGAGAAGATTCAAATCGATCCCGAGGACAAAAAGACTCGAAAGAAATACGAACTGGTTTGA
- the fliG gene encoding flagellar motor switch protein FliG, translating into MEKESASAARKEKIRKSALLLLSLNKEDAAKVLSKLDDSMIEEIILEMAQIKTISKKEKEDVLLEFKNSVLPGEGEIKGGMDAAREILQQSLGREKAENILGKLSRKDIEDDFSFLSEAEPGVLASLLQHESPQTVAVTLAFMSPKKAADILKFFPGELQASVAYRLANTTKTHPDAIKEIARVLKKKYEQRDRSEYSEAGGAEALANILNHMDKSQEENILKELEANSPELAKQVKEKLYTFEDVLGLDQKEMRILINRLSDDECLSVALRGAGDELRNHFLNAMSRNRAAEIMDMMDIRGKLTLREINDARNSILNLVRELEEEGTIFVKKDGEEYI; encoded by the coding sequence GTGGAAAAAGAATCAGCGTCCGCGGCTCGAAAAGAAAAAATCAGAAAATCGGCACTCCTCCTTCTCTCTTTAAACAAAGAAGACGCAGCCAAGGTTTTATCCAAACTCGACGACTCGATGATCGAAGAGATCATTTTGGAAATGGCTCAGATCAAAACGATCTCCAAAAAGGAAAAAGAAGACGTTCTTTTGGAATTCAAGAATTCGGTTCTTCCCGGAGAAGGTGAAATCAAGGGCGGTATGGACGCAGCCCGTGAAATTCTGCAACAATCCTTGGGAAGAGAAAAAGCGGAGAATATTCTCGGTAAACTTTCCCGCAAAGACATCGAAGATGATTTTTCCTTTTTGAGCGAAGCCGAACCGGGAGTTCTTGCCAGCTTACTCCAACACGAATCTCCGCAGACGGTCGCCGTAACTCTCGCATTCATGAGCCCGAAAAAAGCGGCTGATATTTTGAAATTCTTTCCCGGAGAATTACAGGCCAGCGTCGCTTATCGTTTGGCGAACACGACCAAGACACATCCCGACGCCATCAAAGAAATCGCAAGGGTTCTCAAGAAGAAATACGAACAAAGGGATCGTTCCGAGTACAGCGAAGCAGGCGGCGCGGAAGCCCTTGCGAACATTCTCAACCACATGGACAAGTCTCAGGAAGAGAATATTCTCAAAGAGTTGGAAGCGAATTCTCCCGAACTTGCAAAACAAGTCAAAGAGAAGTTATATACCTTTGAAGACGTTCTCGGCTTGGATCAGAAAGAAATGCGGATTCTCATCAATCGTTTGAGCGACGACGAATGCCTCAGTGTCGCCTTACGCGGCGCCGGTGACGAACTCAGAAATCATTTCTTGAACGCGATGTCCCGCAACCGAGCCGCGGAAATCATGGATATGATGGACATTCGCGGAAAACTCACCTTACGCGAGATCAACGACGCAAGAAATAGTATTTTGAATTTGGTTCGCGAGTTGGAAGAAGAAGGAACTATCTTCGTGAAAAAAGACGGGGAAGAATACATTTAA
- a CDS encoding dihydrolipoamide acetyltransferase family protein, protein MAKIAEMTQLSPTMSEGKIVRWLKQKGDAVSPGEIIAEVETDKAVMEMEAFETGVLLEVLAPEGSLLPVGAPVAIIGKSGEDVSALVETAKKSIPAKKEGSAGPSQTQNSAPGSSSATTPTSSAQAQSGTSSSSTTSSAGKNLETKTNVSLSQSAENNGITANEERSSGFKSSSSFVSEESEPSPVRSARAGRPIKASPLAKNLAIQKGVDLGEVIGSGPGGRIIKRDILSYQESGGGKQGSFVKRQDRKLEITGMRKTIASRLAHSTSTIPHFYLTMELDADPISDLRNSFNKDLGLEGHEKVSVNDLILKACAFSLLQVPEVNSSWREDHILQHGRIDVGVAVSIEGGLITPYIRNADQKTVLAISGEIKELASRARDRKLKPGEYTDGTFTVSNLGMYGISSFTAVINEPEAAILAVGALVEKPVLKAGSIVPGKILNVTLSCDHRVIDGATGARFLSIFRDFIEHPLRLLTG, encoded by the coding sequence ATGGCTAAAATTGCAGAGATGACACAGCTCAGTCCAACGATGTCCGAAGGAAAGATCGTCCGTTGGCTCAAACAAAAAGGAGACGCGGTTTCGCCCGGAGAAATCATCGCGGAAGTCGAAACGGACAAAGCCGTGATGGAAATGGAAGCGTTTGAAACCGGAGTTCTTCTGGAAGTCCTCGCGCCGGAAGGTTCTCTCCTTCCCGTCGGCGCTCCGGTCGCGATCATCGGAAAATCGGGCGAAGACGTTTCCGCGTTAGTCGAAACCGCAAAGAAATCCATTCCTGCAAAAAAAGAAGGTTCGGCTGGGCCCAGCCAAACTCAGAACTCTGCACCAGGCTCCTCGTCCGCAACAACACCGACTTCTTCCGCACAAGCGCAAAGCGGAACTTCATCCTCTTCCACAACATCGAGCGCGGGAAAGAATCTCGAAACGAAAACGAACGTTTCTCTTTCGCAAAGCGCCGAAAACAACGGAATAACAGCAAACGAAGAACGATCTTCCGGATTCAAATCGTCTTCTTCGTTCGTTTCGGAAGAATCGGAACCTTCTCCCGTTCGATCGGCGCGCGCCGGACGTCCGATCAAGGCTTCTCCTTTGGCAAAAAATCTCGCGATTCAAAAAGGAGTGGATCTCGGTGAAGTGATCGGCTCCGGTCCCGGAGGAAGAATCATCAAACGCGACATTCTTTCGTATCAGGAATCCGGTGGAGGCAAACAAGGTTCTTTTGTTAAGCGACAAGACCGCAAACTCGAAATCACCGGAATGCGCAAGACGATCGCTTCCAGACTCGCGCATTCGACTTCGACGATCCCTCATTTTTATCTCACGATGGAATTGGACGCCGACCCGATCAGCGATCTTAGAAATTCCTTCAACAAAGATTTAGGGCTCGAGGGTCACGAAAAAGTCAGCGTCAACGATCTCATTCTCAAGGCTTGTGCATTCAGTTTATTGCAAGTTCCCGAAGTCAATTCTTCCTGGAGAGAGGATCATATTCTCCAGCATGGAAGAATCGACGTGGGAGTCGCGGTTTCGATCGAAGGAGGTTTGATCACTCCGTATATCCGCAACGCGGATCAGAAAACCGTTCTTGCAATCAGCGGTGAAATAAAAGAACTTGCTTCCCGTGCAAGAGACAGAAAACTCAAACCGGGGGAATACACGGACGGAACGTTTACCGTTTCCAACCTCGGAATGTATGGAATTTCTTCCTTCACCGCGGTCATCAACGAACCCGAAGCCGCCATCCTTGCGGTGGGAGCGCTCGTTGAAAAACCGGTTCTCAAGGCTGGAAGCATCGTTCCCGGAAAAATTCTGAACGTCACTCTTTCCTGCGATCACAGAGTGATCGACGGAGCGACGGGAGCGAGATTTCTTTCGATCTTCCGTGATTTTATAGAACATCCCCTTCGCCTGCTTACAGGCTAA
- a CDS encoding pyruvate dehydrogenase complex E1 component subunit beta → MAILTYREALNRAMCEEMDKDPNIFLMGEEVGHYDGAYKVSQGMLAKYGEKRIIDTPISENGFAGVGIGAAMVGLRPIIEFMTWNFSLVAIDQIINSAAKMNYMSAGQFPIPIVFRGAGGAGGRLAAQHSQSFESWYAHIPGLKVIAPYTPADACGLLKTAIRDNNPTIFIESEVLYGTRGEVPDQEYSIPFGKADLKREGSDITIVSWSRALQYVLPAAERLAQEGISVEVLDLRSIRPLDEEAIYASVRKTNRALIVEEGWEVAGFGSQVAYLIQKNSFDDLDAPVERITQEDVPMPYAANLEKASLPSEEKIIAKVREMLE, encoded by the coding sequence ATGGCGATTCTCACGTATAGGGAAGCTCTGAACAGAGCGATGTGCGAGGAAATGGATAAGGACCCGAACATCTTTCTCATGGGAGAAGAAGTCGGTCACTACGACGGGGCCTACAAGGTTTCCCAGGGAATGCTCGCGAAATACGGAGAAAAGAGAATCATCGATACTCCGATTTCCGAAAACGGTTTTGCCGGAGTGGGAATCGGAGCCGCGATGGTGGGCTTACGGCCGATCATCGAGTTTATGACTTGGAATTTTTCTTTGGTCGCGATCGATCAGATCATCAACTCGGCCGCCAAAATGAATTATATGAGCGCGGGTCAATTTCCGATTCCGATCGTCTTTCGAGGGGCAGGAGGCGCCGGTGGAAGATTGGCCGCTCAACATTCTCAGTCGTTTGAAAGTTGGTACGCGCATATTCCCGGTTTGAAAGTAATCGCGCCCTACACTCCCGCGGACGCTTGCGGTCTTTTGAAAACCGCGATCCGGGACAACAACCCCACAATCTTCATCGAAAGCGAAGTGTTGTACGGCACCAGAGGAGAAGTTCCCGATCAGGAATATTCGATTCCGTTCGGAAAAGCGGATCTCAAACGCGAAGGATCGGATATAACGATCGTTAGTTGGTCCAGAGCGCTGCAATACGTTTTGCCTGCCGCCGAACGACTCGCACAGGAAGGAATTTCCGTGGAAGTTTTGGATCTTCGTTCCATCCGTCCTTTGGACGAGGAAGCGATCTACGCTTCCGTTCGCAAAACGAACCGAGCCTTGATCGTGGAAGAAGGCTGGGAAGTCGCCGGTTTCGGATCGCAGGTCGCCTATCTCATTCAGAAGAATTCTTTCGACGATCTGGACGCGCCCGTGGAACGAATCACGCAAGAAGACGTTCCGATGCCGTATGCCGCGAATTTGGAAAAGGCCTCTCTTCCGAGCGAAGAGAAAATCATCGCCAAGGTTCGGGAGATGCTCGAATAA
- the pdhA gene encoding pyruvate dehydrogenase (acetyl-transferring) E1 component subunit alpha: MIHSPKTKKDTQDLYELYKQMLLIRRFEEGAAKSYSTGKIGGFCHLYIGQEAVGVGSIAALQEQDYIVSTYRDHGHALARGLDPKALMAELFGKKTGISSGYGGSMHFFDKNKRFMGGHGIVGGHISLAAGIAYASKFKNEDSVTICFFGEGAANIGSFHEGMNLAAIWKLPLVMICENNHYAMGTPEYRALSVKDVSVRAGAYDIARDHIEGDEVRKVRDHVSVAVERARRGEGPTLMEISTYRFRGHSMSDPAKYRTKEELDRYKQSDPLIKAKMDLLHSEWSEEELEKLDIDLLAQVEEAIAFADASDEPPLGWLYKHVYAEDV, encoded by the coding sequence TTGATCCATTCTCCCAAAACCAAAAAAGACACTCAGGACCTTTACGAACTCTATAAACAAATGCTCCTCATCCGAAGGTTTGAAGAAGGAGCCGCAAAATCCTACAGCACCGGAAAGATCGGCGGCTTCTGCCATCTCTACATCGGTCAAGAAGCGGTCGGGGTCGGATCGATCGCGGCGCTCCAAGAACAAGATTACATCGTTTCCACTTACAGAGACCACGGCCACGCGCTTGCAAGAGGATTGGATCCGAAGGCGCTCATGGCGGAACTCTTCGGAAAAAAGACGGGAATCTCCAGCGGTTACGGAGGTTCTATGCACTTCTTCGATAAGAACAAACGATTTATGGGCGGCCATGGAATCGTGGGAGGTCATATTTCCCTCGCGGCCGGAATCGCCTACGCTTCCAAGTTCAAAAACGAAGATTCGGTTACGATTTGTTTTTTCGGAGAAGGCGCAGCCAACATCGGTTCCTTTCATGAAGGAATGAATCTCGCTGCGATTTGGAAACTTCCCCTCGTGATGATCTGCGAAAACAATCACTACGCGATGGGAACTCCCGAATATCGAGCGTTATCCGTCAAAGACGTTTCGGTTCGAGCGGGCGCATACGACATCGCAAGAGATCATATCGAAGGCGACGAGGTCCGCAAGGTCCGAGATCACGTAAGCGTCGCGGTGGAACGGGCTCGCAGAGGAGAAGGCCCTACTCTCATGGAAATTTCCACGTATCGTTTCCGAGGACATTCCATGTCCGATCCCGCGAAATACAGAACCAAGGAAGAATTGGATCGTTACAAACAAAGCGATCCGTTGATCAAGGCGAAGATGGACCTTCTGCATTCCGAATGGTCCGAAGAAGAATTAGAAAAACTAGATATAGATTTGCTTGCTCAGGTGGAAGAAGCGATTGCGTTCGCCGATGCAAGCGACGAACCGCCGTTAGGTTGGCTGTATAAGCACGTATATGCGGAGGATGTCTGA
- a CDS encoding flagellin: MIINHNLAAINSHRVLKFQNNEVAKNMESLSSGMRINRAGDDASGLAVSEKMRTQVKGLRQAERNTEDGMSLIQTTEGYLQETNDIIQRVRVLAIQSSNGIYSAEDRQMIQVEVSQLVDEIDRIASQAEFNKMALLQGDFARGSRTSSMWFHIGPNQHQRERVYIATMTAKSLNLIKADGSLLTLSTAEFANDSIGVLDDALMKINKQRANLGAYFNRLEHASKGLMVAYENIQASESRIRDTDMAEETVAFTKNQILVQSGTAMLAQANVRPQSVLQLLR; encoded by the coding sequence ATGATCATTAATCACAACTTAGCCGCGATCAACTCCCATCGCGTTCTGAAGTTTCAGAATAACGAAGTAGCGAAGAATATGGAATCTCTTTCTTCCGGTATGCGTATCAACCGCGCCGGAGACGATGCTTCCGGTCTCGCCGTTTCTGAAAAAATGAGAACGCAGGTTAAAGGTCTCAGACAAGCTGAGAGAAACACCGAAGACGGTATGTCTTTGATCCAGACTACGGAAGGATATCTGCAGGAAACCAACGATATCATTCAAAGAGTTCGGGTTCTGGCAATCCAGTCTTCCAACGGAATCTACAGCGCCGAAGATCGCCAGATGATTCAAGTTGAGGTTTCTCAGTTGGTTGACGAGATCGATCGCATCGCTTCTCAGGCTGAATTCAACAAGATGGCTCTCCTTCAGGGGGACTTTGCAAGAGGTTCTAGAACTTCTTCTATGTGGTTCCATATCGGACCGAACCAGCACCAGAGAGAAAGAGTGTACATCGCGACTATGACTGCGAAGTCCCTCAATTTGATCAAGGCTGACGGTTCTCTCCTGACGTTGTCTACGGCTGAATTCGCTAATGACTCTATCGGGGTTCTGGACGACGCTCTGATGAAAATCAACAAACAAAGAGCGAACCTCGGAGCATACTTCAACAGACTGGAACACGCTTCCAAAGGTCTGATGGTTGCTTACGAGAATATCCAGGCTTCAGAGTCGAGAATCAGGGACACAGATATGGCGGAGGAAACCGTTGCATTCACGAAGAACCAAATCCTGGTTCAATCGGGAACTGCAATGCTTGCTCAGGCTAACGTAAGACCTCAGTCGGTTCTCCAGCTTCTTAGATAA
- a CDS encoding flagellin, which produces MIINHNLSAVNSHRSLKFNELAVDKTMKALSSGMRINSAADDASGLAVSEKLRTQINGLRQAERNTEDGMSFIQTAEGFLEQTSNIIQRIRVLAIQTSNGIYSNEDRQLVQVEVSALVDEVDRIASQAEFNKFKLFEGQFARGSRVASMWFHMGPNQNQRERFYIGTMTSKALKLVKADGRPIAISSPGEANDVIGLADAALTKIMKQRADMGAYYNRLEYTAKGLMGAYENMQASESRIRDADMAEEVVSLTTKQILVQSGTAMLAQANMKPNSVLKLLQQI; this is translated from the coding sequence ATGATTATCAATCACAACCTGAGCGCGGTGAATTCTCACCGTTCTCTAAAGTTCAACGAGCTTGCTGTGGACAAGACGATGAAGGCTCTGTCTTCCGGTATGCGGATCAACTCCGCGGCGGACGACGCTTCCGGACTCGCGGTTTCCGAAAAGCTGAGAACGCAGATCAACGGTCTGCGTCAGGCCGAAAGAAACACCGAAGACGGGATGAGTTTCATTCAAACTGCCGAGGGTTTCCTCGAACAGACGTCGAATATCATTCAGAGAATCCGGGTGCTTGCCATCCAGACCTCGAATGGAATCTACAGCAACGAAGATAGGCAGCTCGTGCAGGTGGAAGTATCTGCGCTGGTGGACGAAGTCGACCGAATCGCTTCTCAGGCTGAATTTAACAAATTCAAGCTGTTCGAGGGACAATTCGCGAGAGGGTCCAGAGTCGCTTCTATGTGGTTTCACATGGGACCGAATCAAAATCAGCGTGAGAGATTTTACATCGGTACGATGACTTCGAAAGCCCTGAAGCTTGTAAAAGCGGACGGGAGACCGATCGCGATTTCTTCTCCGGGAGAAGCCAACGATGTTATCGGTTTAGCGGATGCGGCTCTTACGAAGATCATGAAGCAGAGAGCGGATATGGGAGCTTATTACAATAGGCTTGAATATACCGCAAAGGGTCTGATGGGGGCGTATGAAAATATGCAAGCGTCGGAATCCAGAATTCGAGACGCCGATATGGCGGAGGAAGTTGTCTCGCTGACCACAAAACAAATTCTCGTTCAGAGTGGTACGGCAATGTTGGCGCAGGCAAACATGAAACCGAATTCAGTTCTCAAGCTTCTGCAGCAGATCTGA
- a CDS encoding HPP family protein, producing MKRILKKMKAEAISPPRPAYEQILWSWIGGTLGISLIALLSKTFDSPLIMAPFGASCVLLFGVPESPLSQPRNLVGGHLIASTIGLLFLNLLGNEWYILGLAVATSIAIMQITKTTHPPAGADPIVILMGNESWNFLLTPALSGSLILLILALVFNNLNKNRQYPKFWR from the coding sequence ATGAAACGAATTCTCAAAAAAATGAAGGCGGAGGCCATATCACCACCCCGGCCCGCATATGAACAAATTCTGTGGTCTTGGATCGGAGGAACTCTCGGAATCTCCTTGATCGCCCTTCTTTCCAAAACGTTCGATTCTCCTTTGATCATGGCCCCGTTCGGTGCGTCCTGCGTGCTTTTGTTCGGCGTTCCGGAAAGTCCGCTTTCTCAACCCAGAAATTTAGTCGGCGGTCATTTGATCGCGTCTACGATCGGACTTCTTTTTTTGAACCTTCTCGGAAACGAATGGTACATTCTCGGATTAGCTGTAGCGACGTCGATTGCGATCATGCAAATTACGAAGACGACTCATCCGCCCGCGGGTGCGGACCCGATCGTGATTTTGATGGGAAACGAAAGTTGGAATTTTCTTTTGACTCCGGCCCTCAGCGGCTCTTTGATCCTATTGATTCTTGCGCTCGTTTTCAACAACCTGAATAAGAATCGCCAATATCCGAAATTCTGGAGATAA
- a CDS encoding c-type cytochrome, with protein MKKISSIVLSLFAIFALFANCSKNDNSASARIERGKKLVLVGGCGDCHTPKTMTAQGPVPDDSKFLAGYLETNRLPDYKSFQNSPWLLFTGDLTAVVGPWGVSFAKNITPDKETGIGGWTEEMFVQTVRTQKRMGVGRPLLPPMGPIFAANLSALNDEELKDIFAYLKSIKPVRNQVPEPILH; from the coding sequence ATGAAAAAAATTTCATCCATCGTTCTAAGCCTCTTCGCGATTTTCGCTTTGTTCGCGAATTGTTCCAAGAACGACAACTCGGCTTCGGCTCGCATCGAGCGCGGAAAAAAATTGGTTCTTGTAGGCGGATGCGGCGATTGCCATACGCCGAAAACGATGACGGCCCAAGGTCCCGTTCCCGATGATTCGAAATTCTTAGCCGGGTATTTGGAAACGAACCGATTGCCTGATTACAAAAGTTTTCAAAACTCTCCTTGGCTTCTTTTTACGGGAGATCTTACGGCGGTCGTCGGTCCTTGGGGAGTCAGCTTTGCGAAAAATATCACACCCGATAAAGAAACCGGGATTGGAGGCTGGACCGAAGAAATGTTCGTTCAAACGGTTCGCACACAAAAAAGAATGGGAGTCGGCAGACCGCTCCTTCCTCCGATGGGACCGATCTTTGCGGCCAACTTAAGCGCGTTAAACGATGAAGAATTGAAGGATATCTTCGCGTATCTCAAATCCATCAAACCGGTTCGCAATCAGGTTCCGGAACCGATCCTTCATTAA
- a CDS encoding lipoprotein LipL46: protein MNRFPTTRLIAALAVISFAVSCGSSGSTRGKKKEFYEKEGNKVTVIGEAPIYNGDKQIAKQRALKDAKINAVRKVIGEEISNKSKASDGESLGSSLLSKTDAFVKSYDIIDEAEGKIDTQPMLKLTVRCEVEESKISTAVDNLLADVGNPRVAVLVLGKVGGAPVIPAGPNNFGEAEIIKALKKNGNKIIDPALTAKKVGKNQVDAEKVEGSPLIKILAEALQAEVLVLATVETEDQQPLESVNGKALERTIYNTAATGTYKVVLLWGDGKIVDSGTADGRGADITQKVSREKAIAEWATSVSKKVNNQLKEEWFNLTENNPIVLKFTGLNADEATKFKDDLTEFTAAKEVNVRTSDTNGSEWEVIYPGKDALFQEELVYKKDRGFSFLATKSLEVKSATRGVVTLEFKPLK, encoded by the coding sequence ATGAATCGTTTCCCTACCACCAGGCTTATCGCGGCCTTAGCAGTTATTTCTTTCGCAGTCAGCTGCGGTTCTTCCGGATCCACTCGTGGTAAGAAGAAAGAGTTCTATGAAAAAGAAGGTAACAAGGTTACCGTAATCGGCGAGGCTCCCATCTATAACGGAGACAAGCAGATCGCAAAACAAAGAGCTCTGAAAGACGCAAAGATCAACGCGGTTCGTAAAGTAATCGGCGAAGAAATCAGCAACAAGAGCAAGGCTTCCGATGGAGAAAGTTTAGGTTCCAGCCTTCTTTCCAAAACGGACGCGTTCGTTAAGAGCTACGATATCATCGACGAGGCTGAAGGCAAGATCGATACTCAGCCGATGTTAAAACTCACGGTTCGCTGCGAAGTGGAAGAATCCAAAATCTCCACCGCGGTTGACAATCTTCTCGCGGACGTAGGAAATCCTAGAGTCGCTGTTTTGGTTCTTGGAAAAGTGGGAGGAGCTCCCGTAATTCCTGCAGGTCCGAACAACTTCGGAGAAGCTGAGATCATCAAAGCTCTGAAGAAAAACGGAAACAAGATCATCGATCCCGCTCTTACCGCAAAGAAAGTCGGTAAGAATCAAGTGGACGCTGAAAAAGTGGAAGGTTCTCCTCTGATCAAGATTCTCGCGGAAGCTCTGCAAGCGGAAGTATTGGTTCTTGCAACCGTGGAAACCGAAGATCAACAACCTCTGGAATCCGTAAACGGAAAGGCTCTGGAAAGAACCATCTACAACACTGCTGCAACGGGAACTTACAAAGTGGTTCTTCTTTGGGGCGACGGTAAGATCGTAGACAGCGGAACCGCTGACGGACGCGGCGCGGACATCACTCAAAAAGTTTCCAGAGAAAAAGCGATCGCAGAATGGGCGACTTCCGTTTCTAAAAAAGTAAACAACCAGTTAAAAGAAGAATGGTTCAATCTCACCGAGAACAACCCGATCGTTCTGAAGTTTACCGGTTTGAACGCGGACGAAGCGACTAAGTTCAAAGACGATCTTACCGAGTTTACAGCCGCGAAAGAAGTGAACGTAAGAACTTCCGATACGAACGGTTCCGAGTGGGAAGTAATCTATCCGGGTAAAGACGCTCTTTTCCAAGAAGAATTGGTTTACAAAAAAGACAGAGGATTCTCTTTCTTAGCGACTAAGTCTTTGGAAGTAAAATCGGCTACGCGCGGAGTGGTTACCTTAGAATTCAAACCTTTGAAATAA